A DNA window from Carassius gibelio isolate Cgi1373 ecotype wild population from Czech Republic chromosome A8, carGib1.2-hapl.c, whole genome shotgun sequence contains the following coding sequences:
- the LOC128018767 gene encoding leupaxin has product MDELDMLLEELAQSSTQTSNVPALIPPKTLQLGALDKSNNTTQLEQTESSGFVAGPGNKHNPYSVVPVPVKAGVMSPGTATRELDSIMNELLGLGLEVSESVPTSNPPPLACKSLKDKKPEETKESSGSQKETKKPQHPPLSVKVSKNVDAIDDLLGSLSTDMEKMGVHTAAKGHCASCGKCIAGKMITALGQVWHPEHFVCTACREELSTCGFFERDGKPYCEKDYQNLFSPRCAYCKGPIILNILTAMDQTWHPEHFFCSHCGDLFGPDGFLERDGKPYCSRDFYRLFAPKCSGCGEPVKENYLTAANGTWHPDCFVCADCLKPFTDGCFLELNGRPLCSLHYHSRQGTLCGTCGEPISGRCIAAMDRKFHPDHFVCAFCLRQLSQGVFKEQGGKPYCSVCHEKLFV; this is encoded by the exons ATGGATGAACTTG ACATGCTTTTGGAGGAGTTGGCTCAGAGCTCCACCCAGACTTCAAATGTTCCTGCACTCATTCCACCCAAAACTCTCCAGCTGGGAGCCTTGGATAAAAGTAACAACACAACACAGCTTGAACAA ACTGAATCTTCTGGATTTGTTGCTGGTCCAGGAAATAAACATAATCCCTACAG CGTGGTTCCAGTCCCTGTGAAGGCAGGAGTGATGAGTCCCGGCACAGCTACACGGGAGCTTGACTCCATCATGAATGAGCTGCTAGGGCTAGGCCTGGAG GTTTCAGAATCAGTTCCCACATCAAACCCACCTCCATTGGCTTGCAAgtcattaaaagacaaaaaacCTGAGGAAACTAAAGAAAGTAGTGGAAGCCAAAAAGAGACTAAGAAACCACAGCATCCTCCTCTGTCAGTGAAAGTATCCAAGAATGTGGATGCTATAGACGACCTGCTGGGCTCTCTCAGCACGGACATGGAGAAAATGGGGGTACACACAGCTGCCAAAGGCCATTGTGCTTCTTGTGGCAAGTGTATAGCTGGAAAG ATGATCACAGCTCTGGGTCAGGTGTGGCACCCAGAACACTTTGTGTGTACGGCATGCAGGGAAGAACTCAGCACTTGTGGTTTCTTTGAGAGAGACGGCAAGCCGTACTGCGAGAAAGACTACCAGAACCTCTTCTCCCCTCGCTGCGCTTACTGCAAGGGTCCTATTATTCTG AACATTCTAACAGCGATGGATCAAACATGGCACCCAGAACATTTTTTCTGCTCCCACTGTGGAGATCTGTTTGGACCTGATG GTTTTCTGGAGAGAGATGGTAAACCATATTGCTCTAGGGATTTCTACCGCCTCTTTGCACCCAAATGCTCTGGCTGCGGAGAGCCAGTGAAGGAGAACTATCTGACTGCAGCCAATGGAACCTGGCACCCTGACTGCTTTGTATGTGCG GACTGTCTGAAGCCTTTTACAGACGGTTGCTTCCTTGAGTTGAATGGTCGGCCCCTCTGTTCCCTGCACTACCACTCTAGACAGGGCACTCTGTGTGGGACCTGTGGAGAGCCCATCTCGGGGCGCTGCATCGCTGCTATGGACCGCAAGTTTCACCCTGATCACTTTGTGTGTGCGTTCTGCCTTCGTCAGCTGAGTCAGGGTGTGTTTAAGGAGCAGGGAGGGAAGCCGTACTGTTCAGTATGTCATGAGAAACTCTTTGTTTGA